One genomic window of Trichlorobacter lovleyi includes the following:
- a CDS encoding type IV pilus modification PilV family protein, translating to MAITVNINNGGFTLIEFLVAIVILMVGMLGLLQTVNYAISNNMTNQLRQEALMVGDEQINLEKAKKFEAISTNTRSAVVPRMVNGAFRNYSVIKTSTALTSQSTNIDMQLIWKYKGQRYVHSISSVVSQYQ from the coding sequence ATGGCAATAACTGTGAATATCAATAATGGCGGCTTTACACTGATCGAGTTTCTGGTTGCCATTGTGATTTTGATGGTTGGCATGTTGGGGTTATTGCAGACTGTCAACTACGCAATTTCCAACAATATGACCAACCAGCTGCGTCAAGAGGCGTTGATGGTTGGTGATGAACAGATTAATCTTGAAAAAGCCAAGAAGTTTGAAGCTATTTCAACTAATACCCGTTCTGCCGTTGTGCCACGTATGGTTAATGGTGCATTTAGGAATTATTCTGTGATCAAGACCAGTACCGCGCTTACGTCTCAATCCACCAATATTGATATGCAGCTGATTTGGAAATACAAAGGGCAACGCTATGTGCATTCTATATCATCAGTTGTGTCACAGTACCAGTAG
- a CDS encoding pilus assembly FimT family protein, which yields MSNRGFSLTELIVVIALISIMLAVVTLNFNDWQVKYNIEAQVKEMLTDLTDVRSRAISTKQQHRVILNPTSYTFRRYSSEFDAAGTEVFRRPLKYQIQQFSTGTYSAFSNFTLTFDDRGYTTSLVTIAVGPGLGSPAYNCIGVHTARVNMGRINGNNCEYQ from the coding sequence ATGAGTAACCGTGGTTTTTCTCTGACAGAGTTGATAGTCGTTATTGCTTTGATTTCAATCATGTTGGCCGTAGTGACCTTGAACTTCAATGATTGGCAGGTAAAGTATAATATTGAAGCTCAGGTTAAAGAGATGCTGACAGATCTGACAGATGTACGTAGCAGGGCAATATCGACTAAACAACAGCATAGGGTGATTCTTAATCCCACCTCTTACACTTTTCGTCGCTACAGTAGTGAGTTTGACGCTGCTGGTACTGAGGTTTTCAGGCGACCGCTTAAATACCAGATTCAGCAATTTTCAACAGGAACCTATTCAGCTTTCAGTAATTTTACGCTGACTTTTGATGATCGAGGCTACACGACGTCGTTAGTTACTATAGCTGTTGGACCTGGTTTGGGTAGCCCTGCGTATAACTGTATTGGTGTTCATACGGCGAGGGTAAATATGGGGAGGATCAATGGCAATAACTGTGAATATCAATAA